In Dysidea avara chromosome 3, odDysAvar1.4, whole genome shotgun sequence, a single window of DNA contains:
- the LOC136249417 gene encoding lysosomal cholesterol signaling protein-like isoform X1 — protein MGDGSIANLFPAIGRIFAVVILGYILGKFKFITQQNASAVGVIVGKIALPALLLQNMAILDLSAINWKFMAGILIARSSVFVLVFVITLVFTRPVSMGKPGILAIFCTQSNDFALGLPILSALYGNSVGPGGFHYLSYIYLIAPIQVGLLNPIGFFCMEYALQKSKKKRTQSSISIRTLLFKTFWGLISNPIINMTLLGIAINVVVSKIVHGGDSDYESSRNLKDWMKQFLTLLGDAYSACALLYLGICMVGKLNDFNGLLVLKSSLLCAAKMILMPLITQLILEAFGLDKEISTFGFVFGTFPTAPSVFVFAALFHCGTNVVGPALVFCTFLSAPIIYISARMALVRNVNSQDYHDIITDTRTDCSVVSIVSVVIVLGLFIAARRHRSHVHIFIMHLMAAMVVMCSGAIGITYTTDESPWNYFFFTFFLGGVFATRLWSALLSLELVILLVFGSRFAILRWLLNLVAGWGLPFISVIVLVVIVAEEPERHATLDKAFFLGDGQLVLSCIFLGVSTIITTASLIFIILRIIRRSKHIERKNVIINASMKTICGGSVQDTGNSSTSSPESLQGVQDNKSESTALLSSFIQSDSFLVSERVTFADIPMPGLWEEDEAGKNTDRIISLLFILLASMIVGIFAISYNGGHLHRKTGVYVEVDVLDGVMNYGQGFFLFLLFATEKNWIILLLLKRIRHTLYQVENVIIPDKNELDSASFHVCETFKSQHLQDLETELPSTKWYRFHKFENVFTGTELVDWLLQRGLVSSREDGVNYGDILLRGQVIEHVLQEHYFYDDDYFYHIINE, from the exons ATGGGTGATGGATCAATTGCCAACTTGTTCCCAGCTATTGGGAGAATATTTGCAGTGGTCATTCTAGGATATATACTGGGAAAGTTCAAGTTCATCACACAACAAAATGCTAGTGCTGTTGGAGTGATTGTTGGGAAGATTGCACTACCAGCCTTGTTGTTACAGAATATGGCCATATTGGATTTGAGTGCAATAAACTGGAAGTTTATGGCAGGGATTCTGATAGCAAGATCTTCAGTATTTGTACTTGTATTTGTAATTACACTGGTGTTCACCCGACCTGTTAGTATGGGTAAACCAGGCATCTTAGCTATCTTCTGTACACAATCAAATGATTTTGCTCTGGGATTACCCATTT TATCAGCTCTGTATGGAAACAGTGTTGGTCCAGGTGGGTTCCACTATTTGAGTTATATCTACCTGATTGCTCCTATACAAGTTGGACTACTTAATCCTATTGGATTTTTCTGTATGGAATATGCTCTCCAGAAGTCTAAAAAGAAAAGGACACAATCATCTATCTCAATAAGAACACTGCTCTTCAAAACTTTTTGGGGTCTTATATCTAACCCTATCATTAATATGACGTTGCTAGGTATTGCAATAAATGTGGTAGTGTCAAAGATTGTTCATGGAGGTGATAGTGACTATGAATCAAGTCGTAACTTAAAGGATTGGATGAAGCAGTTTTTGACATTACTGGGTGATGCTTATAGTGCCTGTGCACTGTTATATCTTGGGATATGTATGGTTGGAAAACTGAATGACTTTAATGGACTACTTGTGCTTAAGTCATCTCTACTGTGTGCTGCTAAAAT GATATTGATGCCATTGATTACACAACTAATATTGGAAGCTTTTGGACTTGATAAAGAAATAAGCACATTTGGTTTTGTGTTTGGTACATTTCCTACTGCTCCTTCTGTGTTTGTGTTTGCAGCTCTTTTCCACTGTGGAACTAATGTG GTTGGTCCTGCACTGGTGTTCTGTACATTCTTGTCTGCTCCGATTATTTACATATCAGCTCGAATGGCACTTGTTAGGAATGTTAACTCTCAAGACTACCATGACATAATAACCGATACAAGAACTGATTGTAGTGTAGTCTCCATTGTCTCTGTG GTAATCGTGCTTGGTCTGTTTATAGCAGCTCGGAGACATCGATCACatgtgcatatatttattatgcaTTTGATGGCAGCTATG GTTGTGATGTGTTCTGGAGCTATTGGAATAACATACACTACTGATGAATCTCCTTGGAATTACTTTTTTTTCACATTTTTCCTTGGGGGTGTATTTGCAACCAGACTGTGGTCTGCACTGCTCAGTTTGGAACTAGTTATTCTGTTAGTGTTTGGATCAAGGTTTGCTATACTCCGGTGGCTGTTGAATTTGGTGGCAGGATGGGG GTTACCGTTCATCAGTGTTATTGTCCTAGTTGTCATTGTTGCCGAAGAACCAGAAAGACATGCTACCCTTGATAAAGCATTTTTTCTTGGAGATGGACAG TTAGTGTTATCATGTATATTTCTGGGAGTTAGTACCATCATAACAACTGCCAGTCTTATATTTATAATTCTTCGTATTATCAGAAGATCAAAACACATTGAGCGTAAGAATGTCAT AATTAATGCTTCAATGAAAACTATCTGTGGTGGAAGTGTACAAGACACTGGAAACAGTTCAACATCCTCACCAGAGTCTTTACAAGGTGTTCAAGATAATAAAAGCGAGAGTACTGCTCTACTGAGTTCATTTATCCAGTCTGATTCCTTTTTGGTAAGTGAACGTGTCACGTTTGCAGACATACCAATGCCAGGTTTATGGGAGGAAGATGAAGCAGGGAAGAACACTGACAGGATTATAAGTTTGTTGTTCATTTTATTAGCATCAATGATAGTG GGAATCTTTGCAATTTCATATAACGGTGGTCATCTTCATCGAAAGACTGGAGTGTATGTTGAAGTGGATGTATTGGATGGTGTGATGAATTATGGACAG GGTTTCTTCTTATTCctcttgtttgcaactgaaaaGAACTGGATTATATTGCTTTTGCTGAAAAG GATACGTCATACGTTGTATCAAGTGGAGAATGTGATTATACCTGACAAGAATGAATTGGATAGTGCTTCATTTCATGTTTGTGAAACATTTAAATCGCAACATTTGCAGGATTTAGAAACGGAGTTACCATCCACAAAATG GTATCGATTCCATAAATTTGAGAATGTCTTCACTGGCACAGAGCTAGTTGATTGGCTTTTACAGAGAGGACTGGTGAGCTCAAGAGAAGATGGTGTCAATTATGGAGACATCTTGCTACGAGGACAAGTCATAGAACATGTCTTACAAGAACACTATTTCTATGATGACGACTATTTTTATCATATTATTAATGAGTAG
- the LOC136249417 gene encoding lysosomal cholesterol signaling protein-like isoform X2 — MGDGSIANLFPAIGRIFAVVILGYILGKFKFITQQNASAVGVIVGKIALPALLLQNMAILDLSAINWKFMAGILIARSSVFVLVFVITLVFTRPVSMGKPGILAIFCTQSNDFALGLPILSALYGNSVGPGGFHYLSYIYLIAPIQVGLLNPIGFFCMEYALQKSKKKRTQSSISIRTLLFKTFWGLISNPIINMTLLGIAINVVVSKIVHGGDSDYESSRNLKDWMKQFLTLLGDAYSACALLYLGICMVGKLNDFNGLLVLKSSLLCAAKMILMPLITQLILEAFGLDKEISTFGFVFGTFPTAPSVFVFAALFHCGTNVVGPALVFCTFLSAPIIYISARMALVRNVNSQDYHDIITDTRTDCSVVSIVSVVIVLGLFIAARRHRSHVHIFIMHLMAAMVVMCSGAIGITYTTDESPWNYFFFTFFLGGVFATRLWSALLSLELVILLVFGSRFAILRWLLNLVAGWGLPFISVIVLVVIVAEEPERHATLDKAFFLGDGQLVLSCIFLGVSTIITTASLIFIILRIIRRSKHIERKNVIINASMKTICGGSVQDTGNSSTSSPESLQGVQDNKSESTALLSSFIQSDSFLVSERVTFADIPMPGLWEEDEAGKNTDRIISLLFILLASMIVGIFAISYNGGHLHRKTGVYVEVDVLDGVMNYGQGFFLFLLFATEKNWIILLLLKRF; from the exons ATGGGTGATGGATCAATTGCCAACTTGTTCCCAGCTATTGGGAGAATATTTGCAGTGGTCATTCTAGGATATATACTGGGAAAGTTCAAGTTCATCACACAACAAAATGCTAGTGCTGTTGGAGTGATTGTTGGGAAGATTGCACTACCAGCCTTGTTGTTACAGAATATGGCCATATTGGATTTGAGTGCAATAAACTGGAAGTTTATGGCAGGGATTCTGATAGCAAGATCTTCAGTATTTGTACTTGTATTTGTAATTACACTGGTGTTCACCCGACCTGTTAGTATGGGTAAACCAGGCATCTTAGCTATCTTCTGTACACAATCAAATGATTTTGCTCTGGGATTACCCATTT TATCAGCTCTGTATGGAAACAGTGTTGGTCCAGGTGGGTTCCACTATTTGAGTTATATCTACCTGATTGCTCCTATACAAGTTGGACTACTTAATCCTATTGGATTTTTCTGTATGGAATATGCTCTCCAGAAGTCTAAAAAGAAAAGGACACAATCATCTATCTCAATAAGAACACTGCTCTTCAAAACTTTTTGGGGTCTTATATCTAACCCTATCATTAATATGACGTTGCTAGGTATTGCAATAAATGTGGTAGTGTCAAAGATTGTTCATGGAGGTGATAGTGACTATGAATCAAGTCGTAACTTAAAGGATTGGATGAAGCAGTTTTTGACATTACTGGGTGATGCTTATAGTGCCTGTGCACTGTTATATCTTGGGATATGTATGGTTGGAAAACTGAATGACTTTAATGGACTACTTGTGCTTAAGTCATCTCTACTGTGTGCTGCTAAAAT GATATTGATGCCATTGATTACACAACTAATATTGGAAGCTTTTGGACTTGATAAAGAAATAAGCACATTTGGTTTTGTGTTTGGTACATTTCCTACTGCTCCTTCTGTGTTTGTGTTTGCAGCTCTTTTCCACTGTGGAACTAATGTG GTTGGTCCTGCACTGGTGTTCTGTACATTCTTGTCTGCTCCGATTATTTACATATCAGCTCGAATGGCACTTGTTAGGAATGTTAACTCTCAAGACTACCATGACATAATAACCGATACAAGAACTGATTGTAGTGTAGTCTCCATTGTCTCTGTG GTAATCGTGCTTGGTCTGTTTATAGCAGCTCGGAGACATCGATCACatgtgcatatatttattatgcaTTTGATGGCAGCTATG GTTGTGATGTGTTCTGGAGCTATTGGAATAACATACACTACTGATGAATCTCCTTGGAATTACTTTTTTTTCACATTTTTCCTTGGGGGTGTATTTGCAACCAGACTGTGGTCTGCACTGCTCAGTTTGGAACTAGTTATTCTGTTAGTGTTTGGATCAAGGTTTGCTATACTCCGGTGGCTGTTGAATTTGGTGGCAGGATGGGG GTTACCGTTCATCAGTGTTATTGTCCTAGTTGTCATTGTTGCCGAAGAACCAGAAAGACATGCTACCCTTGATAAAGCATTTTTTCTTGGAGATGGACAG TTAGTGTTATCATGTATATTTCTGGGAGTTAGTACCATCATAACAACTGCCAGTCTTATATTTATAATTCTTCGTATTATCAGAAGATCAAAACACATTGAGCGTAAGAATGTCAT AATTAATGCTTCAATGAAAACTATCTGTGGTGGAAGTGTACAAGACACTGGAAACAGTTCAACATCCTCACCAGAGTCTTTACAAGGTGTTCAAGATAATAAAAGCGAGAGTACTGCTCTACTGAGTTCATTTATCCAGTCTGATTCCTTTTTGGTAAGTGAACGTGTCACGTTTGCAGACATACCAATGCCAGGTTTATGGGAGGAAGATGAAGCAGGGAAGAACACTGACAGGATTATAAGTTTGTTGTTCATTTTATTAGCATCAATGATAGTG GGAATCTTTGCAATTTCATATAACGGTGGTCATCTTCATCGAAAGACTGGAGTGTATGTTGAAGTGGATGTATTGGATGGTGTGATGAATTATGGACAG GGTTTCTTCTTATTCctcttgtttgcaactgaaaaGAACTGGATTATATTGCTTTTGCTGAAAAG GTTTTAA